TATCCCGGTCATGATAAATCCCTGGATGAATGTCAGCAGTGCACTGATCAGGTACAGCGCAATCAGTATCAGCAGTATCCTGCCGATCTTTTCAAAGTCTATGCCGCCGCTTCCCGAGATCTTTCCGACAAGGCCATTGAAGATCTCCGTCGTAGCCTTTCCAAGGATCTTCGGTCCTACAATATTAAATGCTGTTCCGCCGACTGCAAATATGAATACACCAATCAGCGCAAATTTGTAGCGCCCCATATAAGCCAGCAGTTTTCTGATCGTTCCCTTAAAGTCCTGAGCCTTCTCTCCCGGAACCATTCCCCGTCCCGGTCCATGCATGCGCCCCGGTCTCTGGGGTCTTTCATGTGTCTCGCTCATTATGCACAGCCCCCTTTCAATTCAGCCTCCGAAAGCTGCGATTTCGCAATCTCCTGATAGGATTCGCATTGTTCCATTAATTCCTGATGTGTACCCTTTCCGACGATCTTTCCATCATCCAGCACAAGAATCTGATCCGCATGGAGGATCGTGCTGATACGCTGTGCGACTATGATAACCGTCGCATCTTTCACCTTCTCATTCAGAGCCCTTCGAAGTACCGCATCTGTCTTATAGTCAAGTGCCGAGAAACTGTCATCAAACAACAGAACCTTCGGTCTTTTAGCAATCGCCCGGGCAATCGAGAGCCTCTGTTTCTGTCCGCCGGACACATTGTTTCCTCCCTGTGAAATGCTGCTTTGATACTTCTTCGGCTTTTCATCGATAAATTCCGTCGCCTGGGAAATCTCCGCTGCCTCTTTCATCAGGTCATCACTTACCATATCGCCGGCAAACTTAATATTGGATTCAATGGTTCCTGAAAACAGCACCCCTTTTTGGGGTACCATGCCGAGAAGCTCCCTCAGTTTATGCATGGACAGGTCTCTGATATCCACACCGTCCAGCGTTATGCGGCCGTCCGTTACATCGTAAAACCGCGGAATCAGATTCAACAGTGTTGTCTTCCCACACCCGGTACTTCCAATGATCGCAGTCGTCTTTCCCGGTTCCGCAGTGAAGTTCAAATCTTCCAGAGCATTTTCATCAGCTCCCGGATATTTAAAGGAAACATGCTCAAAAGAGATACATCCATCCCAGTTCTCCCGTGAATCATCCTTTGTATGTTCTTTATCTGTGATACTGATGGTCGTCTCGGCAACCTCATTGATACGAGCGGCAGCCACACCGGCACGCGGAAGCATGATCGAGATCATCGTCAGCATCAAAAATGCCATGACGATCTGCATCGTGTATGTGATGAATGCCATCATATCTCCTACCTGCAGATTTCCGAGGTCAATGCCCTTGCCGCCTACCCACACAATCAGAACAGTAATGCAGTTCATGATCAGCATCATTGCCGGCATCATAAATGTCATAATGCGGTTCGTGAACAGCTGCGTTGATTTCAGGTCCTGATTTGCTGAGGCAAATCTTTTTTCCTCATATTTCTCCCTGCTGAATGCCCGGATGACCGGAAGCCCTGTCAGGATCTCCCTGGATACCAGATTCAGGCGGTCAACCAGTGTCTGCATGATTTTAAACTTGGGCATCGTAACTGACATCAGGATTCCCACTACGACCACGATGGCTGCCACAGCGACAGCGATGATCCATCCCAGTCCCGTCCTGGTATTCGCAACCTTGATGATGCCTCCGATGCCGATGATCGGTGCATACATGACCATTCTCAGCAGCATGACGGAGACCATCTGAATCTGCTGGATGTCATTCGTACTCCTGGTGATCAGGGATGCCGTTGAGAACTGGTCCATCTCGGCATGTGTAAAGTGCAGAACTTTTTTAAATACCCGGTTCCTGAGTGTCATTCCCACCTTGGCCGCCGTATAAGATGCAAGCATGGCCGCAGCCACAGACGCCGCCATCGCCAGTACTGCGAGTGCCAGCATGATACCACCGTTTCTCAAAAGGTAGTGCATCTGATAATCATCCAGGTTGATTCCGATCGCCTGATATTCCTGCTGAATAAACAATACTGCTTTCTGCGCGATCAGGGATTCACTGTAATCCCCGAATTTATCCATCGCCTGCGCTTCGGCCTGCTGCAGTTGTTCCCTGGTCATCTGCCCGCTGTCTACAAGAGCCTTCAGCTGTGAGGCGTTGATTTTGCCGGATTCCTCCATCGTCGACATCATGAGCATGGCTCTTCCCAGGATCGGGTCCAGTGACTCTCTCTCTTTTTCTCCCTCCCCGGTCAGCTCCATATTTCCGTCTGCATTTAACGTATAGGCATTCTGCACCTCTTTCTCTTCCTTATCCGTCATAAAAAGCATCAGGGATTCCAGTGTGTCCGGACGCATCACATCCGGAACTGCCCCTTCGATACCCTTCTGCTGTATGCCGACATCGACAATATCCGATGTGTATGCAGGCAGCGAAAGGTCACAATATGCCTGAATGACAAGCAGAACAATAATACACAGAATCATCCGCTTATGCTCTGCGAGATATTTGAACATATATTTCATTGTCTGACTCCTTCCCGTTTGCTGATCTCATCTTCCATGATATCCGTAAGATCTTCAATATATGCAAGAATCGTCTCCACACGGTCTTCTCCCATCCTCATTATAACCGTGTCTGTGAAATTCTTCAGAAGTTCCAGGATCTCACAATGTCTTTTTCTGCCGTACTCTGTAAGACAGACATAAGTGTTCCTCCGGTCTTCATCTCTTTCATTTCTGGCAATCAGGCCTTTACCCTCCGCACAGCGAAGCAGCCTGGATGCCGTAGGCGAAGAAAACCTCATGATCTTCGCCAGACCGGAAACTGTAATGCCACCACTGTTTTTCTCCTCTTCTTCCCTGTGAATAATTTCCATGGCCATAAACTCCTGCCTGGAAACATCCGGAAACATTCTCTGTATGCGAAGTTTTCGAAATTCATGAGAAACCTGAAATAACCGCACCCTCAACTCTTCATTTTTCATCGCAGCATACGCTCCCTGCCTTTCTATATTGGTATTGCTAACCTTTTGCATTGCTATTAGTTAGCATTACTAAGTATATGCCCACATCCATATTATGTCAAGACTGTATTTTTCGTTACAAAGTCAGGGAAAAAATTTTATAATATACAATTTTTGCAAGATTTTATAAGCAACTATGAAATAAAATGCAAAAACACCAAAAATCACAACAAGAATGCTATAACAAGATTTTCATAAAAATGATAACATAATACCAGTCAATGTTCATGAACAGCCATAAGTAAAATCGAATTACAGATCTAATGAAAAAATTTTATATAGTATCTTTGCGCAAACATCACAATTATTGAGAGGTAAATTCAATTATGAGTAATGAAGCAATCACAACAGCTGGAAGCTGTCAGGCAGCAGGCGTACCGGGCCTTTCCTGGAAAAAGCGCATCGCTTATGGCTGCGGGGATACCGCATGCAACGTCGTATTCGGAATGACGAGTGCACTGCTCACGTTATTCTATACAGACTATGCAGGAATTCCCATCGCAACCGTAGGACTCGTCATGCTGATATCCCGTATCTTTGACGGGACATCCGATTTAGTCATGGGCGTTATCGTCAGCAAAACAAAATCGAAGTGGGGAAAAGCCAGACCATGGATCCTGTGGATGGCAGTCCCCTATGTCATATGCGCAGTCGCAATGTTTACCATACCGCAGACGAGCACATCGCTGCAATTCTGGTACATACTGATCACCTATAATCTGTGTACAACCATATGTTATACGGCAATCAACGTCCCCTACGGGACCTTGTCTACCCTGATGACCCGTTCCTCCCATGAGCGGGACCTGTTATCCATTGTCCGTATGACAATGGCACCGCTCGGCAGGCTTATCGCCGTAACACTGACAATGCCGATCGTAAAACTGTTCGGAGACACCCGGTCAGCCTGGGTGAAAGCAATGATGATGTGGTGCATTCTTGCATTTTTCCTGCTTCTGATCTGTTTTAGACATTGCGAAGAAGATGTTGTCATCAATGCGGCAGAAAACCATCAAAAAGTGTCTCTCGGAAAAAACATCAGGGCACTGCTGACAAACCAGTATTTCTGGGCAACCCTGATACTCTGGATGATCACCTGCATTCACCAGACATTAGTAGGGACTGTTCTGCCGTATTACTGTAAATATATTTTTGGCAATGACAGCTGGATGTACAGCACACTATATATGGCTGAATCTGTGACACTGATCACGGGTGCTCTCCTGTGCCCGGTGCTGCTGAAACGCTTCGAAAAGCGAAGCCTGTCACTGCTCGGATGCATTGTGGCTGTCGCTGCACAGGCCGCATTTCTTCTGAATCCCAGCAGCTACGAGTGGGCTCTTGTAACTTGCATACTGAGAGCTCTTGGTCAGGCTCCCATTACAGCCGTTGTATTTGGTATGATGGGTGATGTCATTGAATTTGGTCAGTGGAAAAGCCATATCCGTCAGGAAAGTCTTGTGTTCGGCGGAGGCTCCCTTGGATTTAAGATGGGGGTCGGTGCAACCAGCGCCATTATCAGCTCCCTGCTGATGCGAAGCGGGTATGTCAGTTCCGAAACAGGCGGTGCCGTTCAGCCGGAATCGGCCAGGACAATGATCATGAATATCTATGCATATGGAACACTTATGATCTGGGTGATCGCCGTGATCGTACTGTTCCTGTACCAGCTGGATAAACGCTATCCTGAGATCATGAAAGAATTAAAACTGCGGGAAGCCCGCGGTGAAATATAGACTTAACTTTCCAATCAGCAAAGGAAAGGCAGAACCGCGTTTCCCGGATTCTGCCTTTCCTCACTATTCAAATTCTTTGATTCGTTCCGCGATCGTACCCCTTCCCGTCAGGCGATGATATGCTGCGATGGGAATCAGCACGCACGCCAGCACAATCAGAACCGCTGCAATTACGACCGGGACCACGGGAATTCGGAAGGCAATCTCTCTGTAATTCAGCGCGCGGTAGCATCCGTATGTAATCCCCATCCCGAGGGTCGCCGTCAGCAGCACTGATCCAAACGCATACAATAGTCCCTCCCGAATCAGCATGCCTCTCATCTGCTTGTCCGTCATTCCGACGCTTTCCATAACAGCCAGGGAAACCCGGCGGTTCTGAATGCCGCCCAGCACGGTGTTGATATAATTCATAAGTCCGATCCAGGCCAGTATCAGTGATATGCCGATACCGATCTCCATCATATTCCCCTGAGCTCTCTCTATGTCCTTCATATCTTCCAGCCTGGACTCCCAGGAAAAGTCTCTTGCATGGGGACTGGTTGTTATGATTTTTTTAACTTCCTTCTCGGTATCCTCATCATACTCTTTCTCATATTGTATGTCTAATTTCGCAATGTATGGATGTTCCGCGTATTGTTTTAGATAAGTATCACTTACAATGACGATCGGAGCACCCCCTGTCGAGCTCCCATAATACGGGTCATCTGTCAGCCCTGCTATATCCAGCTGGTACTGTGTGCCGGTGCCCCCGTCCAGTGAATACAACACACGTTTCCCCTCTAACCGGTTCATATCAAGCGACAGTCCGCCCCGGTAAAGAATGCAGGTCTCTCCCCGCATAAATGCCGCTTTGTCGACATCGCCGCCCAGTTCATCATTCAGAGTGTTAAATTCGGCCTCACCAATACCTTTCAAAAATGAATAAAACTTTTCCGGATTCCTTTTATACGCTTCAGCATCCATATCATAAGAATAATCCTTCCACACTTCATAAAACTCTCTCATCCAGACATCAGAAAAGTCCGGTTCCCAGGGCACGATGATCCTGGCGCTCCACAACGGGCGTATCTCTCTGATACCTGCGATTCCCCCAAGCTCATTCAGGAATGAATCGTCCATGACAGGCATCCAGTCCTCTGTGTTTTCCTTTTGCAGTGTATCGTTTTGGAGTACCAGATCCGTGTCCATGTTATTTGACATCACCGATTTTGCACTCTGGCTTTGGATCAGTGTGACCAGGCACAGAAACACAGACAGGCTCGCTGCCATAGAAAGCATGACAATCCCGGTCTTTTTCCAGTCCTTTTGAAGCTGCTCCCCTGCCATTCTCCACAAGACATGCAGTCTGCCCGTTTTGCGGGTGCGTCTGACCGGAGAACCCGCACGATATCCCATGGCCTCTGCCGGCGATGCCAGTGCGGCCATTTTCGCAGGTCTGCGGCTGCAAAGAAAGACTGTTGTTCC
The Ruminococcus gauvreauii genome window above contains:
- a CDS encoding ABC transporter ATP-binding protein, whose protein sequence is MKYMFKYLAEHKRMILCIIVLLVIQAYCDLSLPAYTSDIVDVGIQQKGIEGAVPDVMRPDTLESLMLFMTDKEEKEVQNAYTLNADGNMELTGEGEKERESLDPILGRAMLMMSTMEESGKINASQLKALVDSGQMTREQLQQAEAQAMDKFGDYSESLIAQKAVLFIQQEYQAIGINLDDYQMHYLLRNGGIMLALAVLAMAASVAAAMLASYTAAKVGMTLRNRVFKKVLHFTHAEMDQFSTASLITRSTNDIQQIQMVSVMLLRMVMYAPIIGIGGIIKVANTRTGLGWIIAVAVAAIVVVVGILMSVTMPKFKIMQTLVDRLNLVSREILTGLPVIRAFSREKYEEKRFASANQDLKSTQLFTNRIMTFMMPAMMLIMNCITVLIVWVGGKGIDLGNLQVGDMMAFITYTMQIVMAFLMLTMISIMLPRAGVAAARINEVAETTISITDKEHTKDDSRENWDGCISFEHVSFKYPGADENALEDLNFTAEPGKTTAIIGSTGCGKTTLLNLIPRFYDVTDGRITLDGVDIRDLSMHKLRELLGMVPQKGVLFSGTIESNIKFAGDMVSDDLMKEAAEISQATEFIDEKPKKYQSSISQGGNNVSGGQKQRLSIARAIAKRPKVLLFDDSFSALDYKTDAVLRRALNEKVKDATVIIVAQRISTILHADQILVLDDGKIVGKGTHQELMEQCESYQEIAKSQLSEAELKGGCA
- a CDS encoding MarR family winged helix-turn-helix transcriptional regulator; this encodes MKNEELRVRLFQVSHEFRKLRIQRMFPDVSRQEFMAMEIIHREEEEKNSGGITVSGLAKIMRFSSPTASRLLRCAEGKGLIARNERDEDRRNTYVCLTEYGRKRHCEILELLKNFTDTVIMRMGEDRVETILAYIEDLTDIMEDEISKREGVRQ
- a CDS encoding MFS transporter; amino-acid sequence: MSNEAITTAGSCQAAGVPGLSWKKRIAYGCGDTACNVVFGMTSALLTLFYTDYAGIPIATVGLVMLISRIFDGTSDLVMGVIVSKTKSKWGKARPWILWMAVPYVICAVAMFTIPQTSTSLQFWYILITYNLCTTICYTAINVPYGTLSTLMTRSSHERDLLSIVRMTMAPLGRLIAVTLTMPIVKLFGDTRSAWVKAMMMWCILAFFLLLICFRHCEEDVVINAAENHQKVSLGKNIRALLTNQYFWATLILWMITCIHQTLVGTVLPYYCKYIFGNDSWMYSTLYMAESVTLITGALLCPVLLKRFEKRSLSLLGCIVAVAAQAAFLLNPSSYEWALVTCILRALGQAPITAVVFGMMGDVIEFGQWKSHIRQESLVFGGGSLGFKMGVGATSAIISSLLMRSGYVSSETGGAVQPESARTMIMNIYAYGTLMIWVIAVIVLFLYQLDKRYPEIMKELKLREARGEI
- a CDS encoding ABC transporter permease — encoded protein: MLANNNQGILSKMCRRSLVRNKQKFGIITAAIMLSAFMLFSVLTVGVTYFKMQYQQEIRLQGGDYDALLGNGFTEEQKEICEKNENIIFSGAEAYAGYATETDVDDTMYSGMLWCDEVQWENILAPAREWVKGDYPEKYNELMATREALENCGKENLNVGDRFILTYSDKKGIHTGEFLISGIWEGYGPQDVFFVSRTFYEQSGYQLRYNGVLNLKFRGSLIRQRTLSDLEDSLGLSKRQYFMPTVTTEKTAGVLAGMAGLVIITCLSAYLLIYNILYLSVSGNIRYYGLMQTVGMTERQIYCLIQKQMFCVTIVGTGAGLVTGFAVSFLLIPAAVKALGIHKLAVEVSFHPAIFLGSIVLVGTTVFLCSRRPAKMAALASPAEAMGYRAGSPVRRTRKTGRLHVLWRMAGEQLQKDWKKTGIVMLSMAASLSVFLCLVTLIQSQSAKSVMSNNMDTDLVLQNDTLQKENTEDWMPVMDDSFLNELGGIAGIREIRPLWSARIIVPWEPDFSDVWMREFYEVWKDYSYDMDAEAYKRNPEKFYSFLKGIGEAEFNTLNDELGGDVDKAAFMRGETCILYRGGLSLDMNRLEGKRVLYSLDGGTGTQYQLDIAGLTDDPYYGSSTGGAPIVIVSDTYLKQYAEHPYIAKLDIQYEKEYDEDTEKEVKKIITTSPHARDFSWESRLEDMKDIERAQGNMMEIGIGISLILAWIGLMNYINTVLGGIQNRRVSLAVMESVGMTDKQMRGMLIREGLLYAFGSVLLTATLGMGITYGCYRALNYREIAFRIPVVPVVIAAVLIVLACVLIPIAAYHRLTGRGTIAERIKEFE